The following proteins are encoded in a genomic region of Microcoleus sp. FACHB-68:
- a CDS encoding GDSL-type esterase/lipase family protein yields MSIALKKAPTWALLSLLTNILLILTIFVLLLRNEFRSASLQTSEGNTTKLEQKQPVPPELGPRHQWTYQQWVAQLEREAQAAAQNKPKRLTVLAGDSLSLWFPAKLLPAGRAWLNQGISGETSNGLLRRLTLLDRTQPETVFVMIGINDLIRGVTDEAILDNQRLIIQDLRWVHPNVEIIIQSILPHSGAQATWEGRDRLLAIPNSRIRELNRQLALLAEEEGVKFLDLYQLFTDPQGNLRIELSSDGLHLNEQGYLVWRSALQLFTQLELDRQPPAEY; encoded by the coding sequence GTGTCCATTGCTTTAAAGAAAGCTCCTACATGGGCATTGCTGTCTCTTCTAACGAACATCCTGTTAATCCTGACTATCTTTGTGCTGCTGCTACGAAATGAATTTCGTTCAGCTAGCTTGCAAACGAGTGAGGGGAATACAACAAAGCTTGAGCAAAAACAGCCGGTGCCTCCAGAATTGGGTCCACGCCACCAGTGGACTTACCAGCAGTGGGTGGCCCAACTGGAACGCGAAGCCCAAGCAGCAGCGCAAAACAAACCCAAACGTTTGACGGTTCTAGCCGGCGATTCTCTCAGTCTATGGTTTCCTGCTAAGCTACTGCCTGCCGGTCGTGCTTGGTTGAATCAGGGCATTTCTGGAGAAACTTCAAATGGTTTGCTGAGGCGTTTGACACTGCTAGATCGCACTCAGCCGGAAACGGTTTTCGTGATGATCGGCATTAATGATTTAATTCGCGGGGTAACGGATGAAGCAATTTTAGATAATCAGCGATTGATTATTCAGGATCTTCGGTGGGTTCACCCTAATGTAGAAATTATTATCCAATCGATTTTGCCCCACAGTGGTGCTCAGGCAACTTGGGAGGGACGTGATCGCTTACTAGCAATTCCGAATAGCCGCATTCGCGAACTTAACCGGCAATTAGCTTTACTTGCCGAAGAAGAAGGCGTAAAATTTCTTGATTTATATCAGTTATTTACAGATCCTCAAGGAAATCTGCGGATTGAACTGAGTAGTGACGGGTTGCATTTGAATGAGCAAGGTTATTTAGTTTGGCGCTCAGCATTACAATTGTTTACCCAATTGGAACTAGATCGGCAACCGCCGGCAGAGTATTAA
- a CDS encoding CHAT domain-containing protein, whose translation MQYSIIREEFKIGDKQEWRESELYIWVINPAGVVTFRKADLKPLWQQQNTNLAKLVTVTRESIGVRGLGIISVELGPEAVQKQQANQTQSLQKLHQLLIAPIADLLPSDANSPVVFIPQQALFLVPFAALQDEKGTYLIDKHTILTAPSIQVLELTRKQRQTVLGKEMLIVGNPTMPSISLQVGEEPVQLSELKGAETEAQEIAKLFNTQPLIGSQATETAIKQQIYGAKIVHLATHGLIDDFGFGVPGAVALAPGGKEDGLLTSGEILDLKINAELVVLSACDTGRGEITGDGVIGLSRSLISAGTPTVIVSLWAVPDAPTANLMSQFYRNLQQDPNKAQALRQAMLTTKQQHPNPRDWAAFTVIGEAE comes from the coding sequence GTGCAATATTCGATTATTCGCGAAGAATTCAAAATTGGGGACAAACAAGAATGGCGGGAATCAGAACTTTATATCTGGGTTATTAACCCCGCAGGTGTTGTCACCTTCCGCAAAGCGGATCTCAAACCTCTGTGGCAGCAACAAAATACCAACTTAGCTAAACTTGTCACCGTTACCCGCGAATCAATCGGTGTGAGAGGACTGGGCATTATTAGCGTTGAACTCGGCCCGGAAGCGGTTCAAAAACAGCAAGCCAATCAAACACAATCCTTACAAAAACTTCATCAATTGCTGATTGCACCGATTGCGGATCTCTTGCCCTCCGATGCGAATTCTCCGGTGGTTTTTATTCCCCAACAAGCCTTATTTCTCGTGCCATTCGCTGCTTTACAAGATGAAAAAGGCACTTATTTAATTGACAAGCATACGATTTTAACGGCTCCATCCATTCAAGTTTTGGAACTTACCCGCAAGCAGCGACAAACTGTATTAGGTAAAGAAATGCTGATTGTTGGCAATCCGACGATGCCGAGCATTTCTCTGCAAGTTGGAGAGGAGCCGGTTCAACTGTCAGAATTAAAGGGTGCAGAGACAGAAGCTCAGGAAATTGCCAAACTTTTTAATACACAACCGCTGATTGGAAGTCAAGCAACAGAAACGGCAATTAAACAGCAAATTTATGGGGCTAAAATCGTCCATTTAGCAACCCACGGATTGATTGATGATTTTGGGTTTGGTGTTCCCGGCGCGGTTGCCCTCGCCCCTGGTGGCAAGGAGGATGGGTTGCTGACTTCTGGGGAAATTCTGGATTTAAAAATTAATGCTGAATTAGTAGTTTTAAGCGCCTGTGACACCGGCAGGGGAGAAATCACCGGCGATGGAGTAATCGGCTTATCTCGCTCGTTAATTAGCGCCGGCACCCCAACAGTCATTGTGTCTTTGTGGGCAGTTCCCGATGCTCCCACCGCAAATTTAATGAGTCAATTTTATCGAAATTTACAGCAAGACCCGAATAAAGCCCAGGCATTGCGGCAAGCGATGTTAACAACGAAGCAGCAACATCCCAACCCCAGAGATTGGGCAGCATTCACCGTGATTGGGGAAGCTGAGTAA
- a CDS encoding tetratricopeptide repeat protein gives MRRPLFSFSSLTLVLLTNAGIPLLPISLGKPVIAVPVSTTQDRRNEAIRLNGIGLQQYNQGRFREALETFERALAFAKEIGDQALYGTTLYNIGSVYVSLGQYSKALDFYNQALAIAKEVGDQALYGKSLNNIGFVYRNLGQYAKALEFLNQALAFAKEIGDQAGYGTILGSIG, from the coding sequence ATGCGCCGGCCTTTATTTTCTTTCAGTTCACTCACCCTTGTTCTGCTCACAAATGCCGGCATTCCCCTGCTGCCGATAAGTTTAGGAAAGCCGGTAATTGCCGTGCCGGTGTCAACCACGCAAGACAGAAGAAACGAAGCGATTCGGCTTAACGGGATAGGGCTTCAGCAGTATAATCAAGGCCGGTTTAGAGAAGCGTTAGAGACATTTGAGCGAGCTTTAGCCTTTGCTAAAGAAATTGGCGATCAGGCGCTATACGGGACGACTCTCTACAATATTGGGTCAGTTTACGTCAGTCTAGGACAGTATTCCAAAGCTTTAGACTTTTACAACCAAGCTTTAGCCATTGCTAAAGAAGTTGGCGATCAGGCGCTATACGGCAAGAGTCTCAATAATATTGGGTTCGTTTACCGCAATCTAGGACAGTATGCCAAAGCTTTGGAATTCTTAAATCAAGCTTTAGCCTTTGCTAAAGAAATTGGCGATCAGGCGGGATACGGGACGATTCTGGGCAGTATTGGGTAA
- a CDS encoding DUF924 family protein, with translation MNLHPQVNEILNFWFGHPEDAEYGNTRNIWYTKNPVFDEEIRSRFFTEYELAAAGNYDSWQESPQSCLALIILLDQFPRNMFRGQPQAFATDYKALAAAQYAVDHEFDQQLLPVQRQFIYLPFEHSENLEHQRQCVELFQQLKDSPDSALTLDYAIRHLKIIEQFGRFPHRNEILGRESTAEETEFLKQAGSSF, from the coding sequence ATGAATCTACATCCACAAGTGAATGAAATCTTAAACTTCTGGTTTGGTCATCCTGAAGATGCAGAATATGGCAACACTCGGAACATCTGGTATACCAAAAATCCAGTATTTGATGAAGAAATTCGTTCGCGGTTTTTCACTGAATACGAATTAGCAGCAGCCGGCAACTATGATTCTTGGCAAGAATCACCCCAAAGTTGTCTCGCCTTAATTATCTTGCTGGATCAATTTCCCCGCAATATGTTTCGCGGTCAACCACAAGCCTTTGCGACGGATTATAAAGCGTTAGCTGCCGCTCAGTATGCCGTTGATCACGAATTTGATCAACAACTGCTGCCGGTGCAGCGACAGTTTATTTACTTGCCATTTGAACACAGCGAAAACTTAGAACATCAACGCCAGTGTGTTGAGCTTTTTCAACAACTAAAAGATTCTCCCGACAGCGCCTTAACCCTTGATTATGCAATTCGGCATCTAAAAATCATTGAGCAATTTGGGCGCTTTCCCCATCGCAACGAAATTCTGGGACGGGAATCTACAGCAGAAGAAACGGAATTTCTCAAACAAGCCGGTTCTTCTTTTTAA
- a CDS encoding ThiF family adenylyltransferase: MSIFFHEQLHRTPAVMAKIRELPVIVCGAGALGANITENLARAGFAQLKVIDRDRIEERNLSTQPYYRSDVGAFKAKILANTLYRALGVKVEAQTKELTEQNAVQLLGKPAIVIDTFDNSTSRNAVKSYCAGASVPCLHVGLASDYAEIIWNDNYRVPSPANDDICDYPLARNLVMLTVAVACEVIITFAGTGTQQNYTLTLGDFAIKPYIP, from the coding sequence GTGTCTATCTTTTTTCACGAACAACTTCACAGAACACCGGCAGTCATGGCAAAAATCCGTGAATTGCCTGTAATCGTATGCGGTGCCGGCGCATTAGGTGCCAATATTACTGAAAATTTAGCGCGTGCCGGCTTCGCTCAACTCAAAGTGATTGATCGTGATCGCATTGAAGAACGCAACCTATCCACCCAACCTTACTATCGCTCAGATGTGGGAGCTTTTAAAGCTAAAATTCTGGCAAATACACTTTACCGCGCTTTAGGAGTAAAAGTAGAGGCGCAAACTAAAGAATTAACCGAGCAAAACGCCGTACAACTGTTAGGAAAACCTGCTATTGTTATCGATACTTTCGACAACAGTACAAGCAGAAACGCCGTAAAAAGTTACTGTGCCGGCGCATCCGTTCCCTGCCTGCACGTCGGGTTAGCTTCAGATTATGCTGAAATCATTTGGAATGACAACTACCGCGTTCCTTCTCCTGCCAATGATGACATCTGCGACTATCCACTTGCCAGAAATTTAGTTATGCTCACCGTAGCAGTCGCCTGTGAAGTGATTATTACCTTCGCCGGCACCGGCACCCAACAAAATTACACCCTCACCCTCGGAGATTTCGCTATAAAACCTTACATCCCCTAA